CCCTGGACATCGCCGAGCCTGTCGTCGCCGTCTCAGGCTCCTGACGGCGCCCGCGCTGTGACGGCGTTCTCCGGGTTCAGCCTCCCCGACGAGCTCCGCCTCCTCCGCGACCAGGTCCGCCGCTTCATCCGGGAGGAGATCATCCCGCTGGAGCAGCGGCTGGACCCGGACGCTCCCGGCATCCCCGAGGAGGATTTCCAGCGGCTGGCCGCCAAGACCAGGGCGGCGGGGTTGTGGGCGCTGGGCGCCCCCGAGGAGCACGGGGGCGGCGGGCTCAACACCTTCAGCATGTCGGTGATCCTGGAGGAGATGGCCCAGCATCGGATGGGGCTCTACAGCCCCGGCTGCGGCGTCTTCGGCCGCTACCCGCCGCCGGCGATCTGGGCCGGCAGCAAGGAGCAGATCGCCAGATATGCGGTGCCCACCATCCGCGAGGGATGGCGGACCTTCTTCGCCATAACCGAGCCCTCGGGCGGCTCCGATCCCGCCGGGGCCATCCAGACGCGGGCCGAGCGGCGGGGCGATCGGTGGGTGTTGAACGGACGCAAGGTGTTCATCTCCAACGCCCACAACGCGAAGTGGGGAGTGGTCTGGGCGCGCACCGACAAGGCCAAGGGCCGGGCCGGCATCTCCTGCTTCATCGTGGAGGCGGGCACGCCGGGCTTCACGGCCAGGAACATCCGCACGATCCGGACCTCGGCCGTGCCCAACGATGTCGTGTTCGAGGACTGCGAGATTCCCGCCGAGAACCTGATCGGCGCCGAGGGGCAAGGGCTGGACCTCGCCTTCGACCTCCTGGTGAAGAACCGCTTTCCGTACTCCGCCTGCAACCTGGGCGTGGCCGTGGCCGCGCACCGCATGGCCATCGAGCACGCCAAGCAGCGGTCGACCTTCGGGGTGCCGCTGAGCCAGCGTCAGGCCATCCAGTGGATGCTGGCAGACGCCGAGGTGGAGCTGCGGGCCTGCCGGTGGCTGGTCTGGGAGGGGGCCTGGAAAGCCGATCGGGGCGAGGATGCGCGTGTGGAAGCCTCGATCGCCAAGCTGTACTCCAGCGAGGTGCTCGGGCGCGTGATCGACGCCGCCGTGCAGATCCACGGCGGCTACGGCGTGGCCAAGGAGTTTCCCCTGGAGCGCTGGTATCGAGAGGCCCGCGTGCGCCGCATCGGTGAAGGGCCGTCCGAAGTGCACCGCATGGTCATCGCCCGCTCGCTGTTCCGCTGACCGGTCCCGGCCGCCTGCGATGCTGCCGCTGACCGGCGTGACGGTCGTCGAGCTGGGAGCCAACCTGGCCGGTCCCTACGCGGCCGAAGTCCTCGGCCACCTTGGAGCGGACGTCGTCAAGATCGAGCGGCCGGAAGGCGACGACGCCCGGCACTGGGGGCCGCCGTTCTACCAGGGCGTGGCGCCCAGCTACCTGGCGGTGAACGCCAACAAGCGCGGGATCACCGTGGACCTCAAGGACCCCCAGGCGGTGGCCTGGCTCGCCGACTTCATCGGCCAGGCCGACGTCCTCATCCAGAACCACCGCCCCGGCTCCCTCGACGCCATCGGGCTTGGCCCCGCGGCCCTGACCGCCCGCTATCCGCGGCTGATCTACTGCTCCGTGTGGGCCTTCGGCCGGCAGGGCCCGCTCGCCCTCAAGCCGGCCTACGAGCCGGTGGTGCAGGCCTTCGCCGGCCTGATGGTCATGAACGCGGCCGAGAGCGACCCGCCCAC
Above is a genomic segment from Candidatus Methylomirabilota bacterium containing:
- a CDS encoding acyl-CoA dehydrogenase family protein — translated: MTAFSGFSLPDELRLLRDQVRRFIREEIIPLEQRLDPDAPGIPEEDFQRLAAKTRAAGLWALGAPEEHGGGGLNTFSMSVILEEMAQHRMGLYSPGCGVFGRYPPPAIWAGSKEQIARYAVPTIREGWRTFFAITEPSGGSDPAGAIQTRAERRGDRWVLNGRKVFISNAHNAKWGVVWARTDKAKGRAGISCFIVEAGTPGFTARNIRTIRTSAVPNDVVFEDCEIPAENLIGAEGQGLDLAFDLLVKNRFPYSACNLGVAVAAHRMAIEHAKQRSTFGVPLSQRQAIQWMLADAEVELRACRWLVWEGAWKADRGEDARVEASIAKLYSSEVLGRVIDAAVQIHGGYGVAKEFPLERWYREARVRRIGEGPSEVHRMVIARSLFR